The stretch of DNA GTGTAATGGAGATCGGTGAATATACATTTGGTACAGATGCGTATGAATACATGACAGTGGTTAGCGGAAGCTTAACAGTAAGATATGCTGGTGAGACTGAATGGAAAACGTTTAATGCAGGTGAAACCTTTGAAGTTGAAGCGAATTCAAGCTTTGATGTAAAAGTAACAGTACAAACTGCTTACCTTTGCCTTTACAAAAAGTAATTGCTAAAAAGTTTTAAAAAAGGAGCTTCGGCTCCTTTTTTGTTTTTATAAGCCCACAGCCACGATAACGAACATAGAATTGAGCATGTTCAAAAGGGCATTAGCCCGCAAGTATTTCCAATATCGAAAAAACTGGATGAAATTAACTCATTTTGATGGGTA from Psychromonas sp. psych-6C06 encodes:
- a CDS encoding pyrimidine/purine nucleoside phosphorylase, whose translation is MSFESNEYFDGNVKSIAFQTATLPATVGVMEIGEYTFGTDAYEYMTVVSGSLTVRYAGETEWKTFNAGETFEVEANSSFDVKVTVQTAYLCLYKK